Proteins from one Magnetospirillum sp. 15-1 genomic window:
- a CDS encoding nickel/cobalt efflux transporter has protein sequence MMTPLADLLQQGAGHAWLFIPSAIMLGALHGLEPGHSKTMMAAFIIAIQGTVKQAVLLGLAATVSHTAVVWAVALVGLHFGSNWGTEQSEPYFQMGSAVLIIGVAVWMLVRTWRDHQAEKLHDHHHGHSHDEVRLIDLDHWTVAIEVFEDGVPPRFRLRFQQDGKPVPPPGDVVTTVEIERADNSRRFFVFVNQGDYLESMEQVPEPHEFIARLKVAHDGHSHDYDVEFVERDHGHHVHPEYEAMDLTAPGYQDAHELAHANDIRRRFTDQKVTTGQIIMFGLTGGLIPCPASITVLLLCLQLKQITLGVTLVLCFSIGLAATMVASGTLAALSLRHVSQRWSGFGTLARRAPYFSSGLVLLVGLYTGYMGWVALT, from the coding sequence ATGATGACGCCGCTTGCCGATCTCCTCCAGCAAGGTGCTGGTCATGCGTGGTTGTTCATCCCCTCGGCCATCATGCTTGGCGCGTTGCACGGCCTGGAGCCGGGTCATTCTAAGACCATGATGGCCGCCTTCATCATTGCCATCCAGGGGACGGTGAAGCAGGCCGTGCTGCTGGGGCTGGCCGCGACGGTTTCCCACACCGCCGTGGTCTGGGCCGTCGCTCTGGTCGGGCTGCATTTCGGATCGAACTGGGGCACCGAACAGAGCGAACCCTATTTCCAGATGGGATCGGCGGTTCTGATCATTGGTGTCGCCGTTTGGATGCTGGTTCGCACTTGGCGCGACCATCAGGCCGAGAAGCTGCACGATCATCATCACGGCCATTCCCATGACGAGGTCCGGTTGATCGACCTCGATCACTGGACCGTGGCGATTGAGGTGTTCGAGGACGGTGTTCCTCCCCGTTTCCGCCTGCGGTTCCAGCAGGATGGCAAGCCGGTACCTCCACCCGGCGATGTGGTCACCACCGTTGAAATCGAGCGAGCCGATAACAGCCGCCGATTCTTCGTCTTCGTGAACCAGGGTGACTATCTGGAATCCATGGAGCAAGTCCCGGAGCCGCATGAGTTCATCGCACGGCTGAAAGTGGCCCATGACGGCCACAGCCACGACTACGACGTGGAGTTCGTCGAACGCGACCACGGCCACCATGTCCATCCTGAATACGAGGCGATGGACCTGACTGCGCCGGGCTACCAGGATGCCCACGAACTGGCCCATGCCAACGACATTCGGCGGCGTTTCACCGACCAGAAGGTGACCACCGGCCAGATCATCATGTTCGGGCTGACCGGTGGACTGATCCCGTGCCCGGCCTCGATCACCGTGCTGCTGCTGTGCCTGCAACTGAAGCAGATCACCCTGGGCGTCACCCTGGTTCTGTGCTTCAGCATTGGCCTTGCTGCCACGATGGTGGCATCCGGCACCCTGGCGGCCCTCAGCCTGCGCCATGTCTCCCAGCGGTGGTCGGGGTTCGGTACTCTTGCCCGTCGTGCCCCTTACTTTTCCAGTGGCTTGGTCCTGCTGGTCGGCCTTTACACCGGCTACATGGGGTGGGTGGCGCTGACCT
- a CDS encoding DUF5131 family protein, protein MANPTTEIAWATGTCNPFKGCSKISPECANCYMTGWAYRHQQMGTPGYEDTVKGEKGKRIPTGKIGVVNKEIDALRTVKTERLFVNSMSDTFHDNVDDATIRRVFEAMDANKTGTNFLICTKRSERMAEMSATLPIPRSVWIGVTCGCNKSLHRLDDLRKVRAAVRFVSVEPLLEPIDLTPWLADGTLQWVIVGGESGKGWRKMEKAWAEAILRQCQQYGVPFFLKQWSAFKPKQDVEYPPTIDGHVWHQYPGHDDDQPVPPSDPTGTDRPDKDPKRVAAAKKAWETMRARKEVLSPPPPQEKTADEWAKVWLLGPNDPLPDTHFEKAATQLIDYFRHGGIADTDDLRSVWTALGDYFDIRPVRPSRPPPVGDRTKTVDVVDPFGEVIAVPWEYHHSEFAGVDYPYSRHVSWFEREHGRIVIDRLVARMVVEESQSERKYLHRQIAEINRYLRHRPKIQRQKWCQFEYEEPWTIDPNEVKAILERETRGLFHVTVGFIGHYSIRPSFWISVKGDVVMISLRQFIRGLDGRKIAVKPKERSAQPPEINS, encoded by the coding sequence ATGGCTAATCCGACCACGGAAATTGCCTGGGCCACAGGAACCTGCAACCCATTCAAAGGGTGCAGCAAAATCTCCCCCGAGTGCGCGAACTGCTACATGACCGGGTGGGCATACCGCCATCAGCAGATGGGCACGCCCGGCTATGAGGACACGGTCAAAGGCGAAAAGGGCAAACGCATTCCGACCGGCAAGATCGGCGTTGTGAACAAGGAGATCGACGCCCTTCGCACGGTCAAGACCGAACGGCTCTTCGTCAACTCCATGAGCGACACCTTCCACGACAACGTCGATGACGCGACGATCCGCCGCGTATTCGAGGCAATGGACGCCAACAAGACTGGCACCAACTTTTTGATTTGCACCAAACGTTCGGAGCGTATGGCGGAGATGTCGGCAACATTACCCATCCCGCGAAGTGTTTGGATTGGGGTCACCTGCGGCTGCAACAAGTCTCTGCACCGGCTTGATGATCTGCGCAAGGTGCGGGCTGCCGTCCGATTTGTGTCGGTTGAGCCGCTGCTGGAACCCATTGATCTGACCCCATGGCTGGCCGATGGCACATTGCAGTGGGTGATTGTCGGCGGCGAGTCTGGTAAGGGCTGGCGCAAGATGGAAAAAGCATGGGCTGAGGCAATCCTACGCCAGTGCCAGCAATACGGTGTTCCATTTTTCCTCAAGCAGTGGTCTGCGTTCAAGCCCAAGCAAGACGTTGAATACCCGCCGACCATCGACGGTCATGTTTGGCATCAGTACCCCGGCCACGATGACGACCAACCGGTCCCCCCATCAGACCCCACGGGAACTGACCGTCCGGACAAAGACCCAAAACGGGTGGCCGCCGCCAAGAAGGCGTGGGAAACCATGCGGGCAAGGAAGGAGGTGCTGTCGCCGCCCCCTCCGCAAGAAAAGACAGCGGATGAGTGGGCAAAGGTCTGGCTGCTGGGGCCGAATGATCCTTTGCCCGACACACACTTCGAAAAGGCGGCCACCCAACTCATCGACTACTTCCGTCATGGCGGCATAGCTGACACCGATGATCTCAGATCAGTTTGGACTGCTCTTGGTGACTATTTTGACATCCGCCCCGTCCGTCCAAGCAGACCGCCCCCAGTTGGAGACCGAACAAAGACGGTTGATGTGGTGGACCCGTTTGGTGAGGTGATCGCTGTTCCCTGGGAGTACCACCATTCGGAATTCGCCGGGGTCGATTATCCCTACTCACGTCATGTCAGTTGGTTCGAACGGGAACACGGACGGATTGTGATCGACCGCTTGGTTGCCCGGATGGTGGTCGAAGAGAGCCAAAGCGAGCGAAAATATCTGCATCGCCAAATCGCCGAAATCAATCGCTATCTTCGTCACCGACCGAAGATACAACGGCAAAAATGGTGTCAATTCGAATACGAAGAGCCGTGGACGATCGATCCAAATGAGGTGAAAGCCATTTTGGAACGCGAAACACGAGGGCTTTTCCATGTCACCGTGGGCTTCATCGGCCACTACTCCATCCGTCCATCATTCTGGATTTCGGTCAAAGGTGACGTGGTCATGATCAGCCTGAGACAGTTCATTCGAGGGCTTGATGGTCGGAAGATCGCGGTCAAACCCAAGGAACGGTCTGCACAGCCACCCGAAATCAATAGCTGA
- a CDS encoding metal-sensing transcriptional repressor, whose protein sequence is MTEQPIHETHSEVAKRLRRAEGHLKKIIAMIGDGRPCLDIAQQLQAVESALCNAKKALIHDHIDHCLEQAVGPVSREGRSVVEEFKEITKYL, encoded by the coding sequence ATGACCGAGCAGCCGATCCACGAAACCCATTCCGAAGTCGCCAAGCGCCTACGCCGGGCCGAGGGGCACTTGAAGAAGATCATCGCCATGATCGGCGATGGCCGACCCTGCCTGGATATCGCCCAGCAGCTTCAGGCGGTGGAAAGCGCCCTCTGCAACGCCAAGAAGGCCTTGATCCACGACCACATCGACCATTGCCTGGAACAAGCGGTCGGCCCCGTCTCTCGGGAGGGGCGCTCGGTGGTCGAGGAGTTCAAGGAAATCACCAAGTACCTGTAG
- a CDS encoding EI24 domain-containing protein gives MRDKPAAPRNLLAVVDRGFEQIILPESQHGFWPSIGTSAVIFVVTVMFGAIMANIVSKMFIEAAHNFLAAYASGVIDGSDFIAKFAKKMAQLAISNTSEYVKKMMVDVTISFSQASFPLIATAIFTGTFQNSLIGSIERRWYGKSGEQFVSNIRIPFSLLFAGLRYCIVVGIGFCVSLLPNPVGLIGVVIVALANIGFMSRCYFDTVALRRLPLSQVAEVRKANRWSLMLLGAIIYGLFALPAVNLLAAIIGTALMVHALWLFQPDSAVVPAAPPLPQPASAMGFRKVAVIAVIAVCLLGAGAWLSSQSTPNAKQRISNITDQPKTSIQPPAFPASEGKSALAEDSKGNMGLAACKKKVLQGASNPETVQFFEYEISIRSMTDKEKQKLYDVTHIGGISAATMLDMLGNGDEGWEKLMRFGKMTYDDSKDIIAKDLETAANMIAGDVTQRVKFDLDNGRRVTARYTCFFRHDGSAFINTIE, from the coding sequence ATGCGAGATAAACCGGCAGCCCCGAGAAATCTCCTGGCCGTCGTCGATAGGGGGTTTGAACAGATCATTCTGCCCGAATCTCAGCACGGATTCTGGCCGTCCATCGGCACATCCGCTGTGATCTTCGTTGTGACGGTCATGTTCGGTGCCATCATGGCGAACATCGTGTCGAAGATGTTCATTGAGGCGGCACATAATTTCTTGGCGGCATACGCCAGTGGCGTCATTGATGGCAGTGATTTCATCGCCAAGTTCGCAAAAAAAATGGCGCAACTCGCCATCTCGAACACGTCTGAATACGTCAAGAAGATGATGGTGGATGTCACCATATCATTCTCTCAAGCCTCGTTCCCGCTCATCGCCACCGCCATATTCACCGGCACTTTTCAGAACAGCCTCATCGGCTCGATTGAGCGGCGGTGGTACGGGAAATCCGGCGAGCAATTCGTCTCGAACATCCGAATCCCGTTTTCCCTGCTGTTCGCTGGTCTGCGCTATTGCATCGTCGTCGGCATCGGCTTTTGCGTGTCGTTGCTGCCGAATCCCGTTGGATTGATCGGCGTGGTGATTGTGGCCCTTGCCAACATCGGATTCATGTCGAGATGCTATTTCGACACCGTGGCGCTACGGCGGTTACCGCTCTCTCAAGTTGCCGAGGTCAGAAAGGCGAACCGCTGGTCGCTGATGCTTCTCGGAGCCATCATCTATGGCCTCTTTGCCCTGCCCGCCGTCAATTTGCTGGCCGCGATCATCGGCACCGCGCTGATGGTTCATGCTTTGTGGCTCTTTCAACCCGACTCCGCAGTTGTCCCCGCCGCCCCACCTCTTCCTCAGCCAGCTTCAGCCATGGGTTTCCGCAAGGTTGCCGTTATCGCGGTCATCGCGGTGTGTCTGCTTGGAGCGGGAGCATGGCTGTCCTCTCAATCGACACCGAATGCGAAGCAAAGGATATCGAACATCACCGATCAGCCGAAAACGTCCATTCAACCCCCAGCTTTTCCCGCCTCAGAGGGGAAGTCCGCTTTAGCTGAAGATTCTAAAGGAAACATGGGTCTGGCTGCGTGCAAGAAAAAGGTGCTGCAAGGTGCATCAAATCCAGAGACCGTTCAGTTCTTCGAATATGAAATATCCATCAGAAGCATGACCGATAAGGAAAAGCAAAAATTATATGATGTCACGCATATTGGCGGGATATCGGCGGCAACCATGTTGGACATGCTTGGAAATGGTGATGAAGGTTGGGAAAAGCTCATGCGCTTCGGCAAGATGACATACGATGACAGCAAGGACATTATTGCCAAAGACCTCGAGACGGCTGCGAATATGATTGCTGGTGACGTTACGCAGAGAGTTAAGTTTGACCTTGATAACGGAAGGCGTGTTACTGCACGTTACACATGCTTCTTTAGGCATGATGGGAGCGCGTTCATCAATACGATTGAGTAA
- a CDS encoding DUF6641 family protein: MTVLNFKFSDAKRPLVADTRKKSGREVVLDGIEQQMKLLNDPSFRIERTKYIKDEAGNSVRKTICTSPRPWWWQVADGIFMVQVKYGHSVVVELEVSKPTIVAGKSEKDVVAVLTQVSTAIKEGKFDAQIAVAKEKAKRNRQAQADQAAA; encoded by the coding sequence ATGACCGTACTTAACTTTAAGTTCTCCGATGCCAAGCGTCCTCTGGTCGCGGATACCCGCAAAAAGTCGGGGCGCGAGGTGGTTCTCGATGGCATCGAACAGCAGATGAAGTTGCTCAATGACCCGAGTTTTCGGATCGAGCGTACCAAGTACATCAAGGACGAAGCCGGAAATTCGGTGCGCAAGACCATCTGCACCTCGCCGCGTCCCTGGTGGTGGCAGGTGGCCGATGGCATCTTCATGGTCCAGGTCAAGTACGGCCACAGCGTCGTCGTGGAACTGGAGGTGAGCAAGCCGACCATCGTCGCCGGGAAATCGGAGAAGGATGTGGTGGCGGTGCTGACCCAGGTGTCCACGGCCATCAAGGAGGGGAAATTCGACGCCCAGATCGCTGTCGCCAAGGAGAAGGCCAAGCGCAACCGGCAGGCTCAGGCGGATCAGGCGGCGGCGTAG
- a CDS encoding recombinase family protein has protein sequence MLVGYARTSTLDQKASIEAQVRDLTAAGCEKVFSEQVSSVDVAAREQLAMALEFIREGDTLVVTKLDRLARSISHMLLVVDTINRKGAALRILGMGIDTSTPTGKLILTMLGGIAEFEREIMLERQREGVAKAKAQGKYKGRKPTAMLQANEVLRLKAEGLGATEIAARLGIGRASVYRAFQLGHAPNRTSPNKPDQTQIGQ, from the coding sequence ATGTTGGTCGGATACGCACGCACCAGCACCCTGGATCAGAAAGCATCTATCGAGGCCCAGGTCCGTGACCTGACCGCTGCCGGGTGCGAGAAGGTCTTCTCCGAGCAGGTGTCGTCCGTTGATGTAGCCGCCCGTGAGCAACTTGCCATGGCCCTCGAATTTATCCGCGAAGGTGACACGTTGGTCGTGACCAAATTGGATCGTCTTGCTCGGTCCATATCGCACATGCTCTTGGTCGTGGACACCATCAACCGCAAGGGTGCCGCATTGCGAATTTTGGGTATGGGCATCGACACCAGCACACCGACCGGCAAATTGATCTTGACCATGTTGGGCGGCATTGCCGAATTCGAGCGGGAGATCATGCTCGAACGCCAGCGTGAGGGTGTCGCCAAGGCCAAGGCTCAGGGGAAGTACAAGGGACGGAAGCCGACCGCCATGTTGCAGGCCAACGAGGTGCTGCGGCTGAAAGCCGAAGGTCTTGGTGCGACCGAGATCGCCGCTCGGCTGGGAATTGGTCGGGCATCGGTCTATCGGGCGTTCCAATTGGGTCATGCCCCAAATCGAACATCACCCAATAAGCCTGATCAGACCCAAATAGGGCAATAA